In Thermanaeromonas sp. C210, the genomic stretch GATACCGGACTACCGGAGCAAAGGGACCGGCCTGTGGGAGAAGTATGATCCCATGGAGAAGGCCAGCCTGCAAGCCCTGCTTTCCAATCCCGCAGAATTCTACCGGTTTAACCTGCCGCGCTGGTGCGATTACGCGGCGGCCCAGCCCAATATAACCCATCGGGCCCTGTACCAGTTGGAAAGGAAGGGATACATCCACGGCATTATCACCCAGAACATCGACGGACTGCACCGCAAAGCTGGCTCCCAAAGGGTTTGGGAGGTCCACGGGCACCTGCGTACCTGCCGCTGCCTGGATTGCGCCGCCAGTTACCCCTTCACCGAGCTCATAACCCAGTTCAACCGGGGAACTAACCCGCCCCGGTGCCCGCAGTGTAACGGGTTGCTGCGGCCGGATGTGGTGCTCTTCGGCGATCCTATGGGGGACGATTATTACCGGGCCCGGGAAGAAATGCACGGGTGCGAGGTGCTGATGGTAGTTGGCAGCAGTTTGCAGGTATACCCGGTGGCCGACCTGCCCCGCCTGGCGAGGAGGCTGGTCATAATCAACAAGGAGCCCACCCCGTGGGACCCCAAAGCCGAAGTGGTAGCCTATAAAGAGGCGGGCTCCTTCTTCCATAATCTGTTAGAGGCCCTAGGAATTGAAGGACAATGATTAAATGGTAATTGTTATCAAGGGAAGGCAAATTTTGCGGAACCGAAAAGGGGGGAATAACGTCTAAATAATAAACAAGGAAAAGAGGAGCAGACCGGGGTGGGGCAGGTAGTCAAATATATTGTCGATCATTGGTCTTTGACAGCCGGTTTAATGCTACGGCCTTGGGCGGCATGGCGCGCGGGGTTGCTGCGGCTGAGGCTGGCTATGATGGTGGCTGTTCCGTTAGCCCTTCTCCTCCTTTGCAGCGGAGCGGACCGGCAGGCGGCGGGGGCGCAAGGAGGCCCCGTGGGGGGAAACATACATACCATCCAACAGCCCCCTGTAGACCCTGCGCCGGCGACCCGGCCCCCGGCCGGCGGGGCGTCCCCCGAGAGAGGGACAGACGATCATCCCTCTCCCCCTCCGACGCCCCGACCTCCCGTCGATCACCATGGTAGTCAGACAGCGCCGGCTCCCGGGGAGCCGGAAAGGGATGTTTCCCCACCCGGCGCGGATGCCGGGGTGGAACCTCCGCCCGGAAGAGGGGGACAGTTCAAGGGTCAGCCCGTGCGGGAGGTGCCCGGCGCGGGACGGCGGGTGGCCCTCACCTTTGATGATGGGCCCGTTCCCGGATGGACCGAGCGCTATCTTCGGGCTCTGAAGGCCGCCGGAGCTCCGGCCACTTTCTTCATGGTGGGCAGGCAAGCGGAGGCTAACCCTGCTCTGGTGAAGGCCGTTCAGGCCGGGGGTCACCAGGTGGCCAGCCACTCCTGGCGCCATGCTGATCTCACTAAAGCCGCCCAGGAGGAAATCGAGGAAGACCTCCTCCGGACTGCCACAGTACTCCAGGCCATCACCGGCCAGCCGGTGGAATACTTCCGCCCTCCTTACGGCGCCGTGGGTCCCAACTTGATAGCCGCTGCGGCCAAATTAGAGCTAATAATGGTGACCTGGAATATCGATCCCCGTGACTGGTCGAGGCCTGCTCCAGAGGTCATAACAGAGCACGTAATGTCCCGCGTAGGCGACGGCAGCATCATTCTTCTCCATGAATCCCGTCCCGGCACCCTGGCGGCTCTGCCCCGTTTAATCGAAAGGCTCAGGAGTCAAGGCTATGAATTGGTAACCGTATCCGACTTAATTGCTTCTTCCTTGGCCGCGGCCGCCAGGTAAAGGTTATGTTTGTTCCCTTCTTAATCGCGTTTTATGCCCCTTACCAGCACTATAGGGGTGCCCTGGTCGGCCGAGCCGGCCAGGAGATCCGCCAGGGTAGCGGCAATGCTCACCAGCCTTCGCGGTGTAGTGCCGAGGTCGCTCTGCTCCTCCCTTGTTTCTGCTACGAGACGGGCAATCTCTTCGCGGCTGTAACCTTTGTTGTAGAGGGTATCTACCACCAGCTTGAGCTTCTTACCGGTCCTGAGCCTTAAGTCCCGCATTCCTTCGGAAACCCCCAGGGCGGGGTAGGGGTCGGCCAGTTCGTAAATACCGGTATCCGGATCCTTATAAGCGCCGTCGCCGAAAATAAGGACCTCCACGTCCTTACCCGTATCCTTGAGAATCCGTTTCCGTATCTGCTCCGCGGTTCCGTCGGCATCCTCCGGCAAAAGTTTTAAGATGCCCTTTTCATAATCAGAAACATTGGAGCCGATGACCCCCCACGGGGAAGGCCCGAGTTCGTCCAGGGTTTTTACCGGAACTTTAGCTCCCAGGGCCAAAAACAGATCCCGCCGCTCCTGGCGGTTGTGGACTTCACCCAGGACTATACCGTCCAGATACCCCAGTTCGTAGACTTTGAGGGGGTTGTTGGTAAAGATCACGTCGCCCTGGGCGCCGGCTTCTTGGATGACTTCTGAATAAAGCCGGCGGTAGTCGATGCCGGTAATGGGGTGGCAAAACACCTCGTTGGGCAGTTCCCGGCCGTGGATAACCTCCTCTTCCGCAAAAGCGCTCAGCTGCTCGGCAAAGGATACCTGCCGCAACGGCTCCCTGTCTCCCTCCAAATACCGCCGGGCATCGAAAAGGGCGAATTCCTTCCGGCCCAGGTCTACTCCTGCCGCCAGGGCCTGACCGGCCTCCGGCATGTCTTCCAGGATTTCCACGGCCTTCCGCGCTGCCCTCTCGTGTTCGACGAAGGTTACTTCCAGAGGAGCCAGGACGCCTTCAGGGGTGCGCACGGTAATATCGGCGATCCCGCTGCCCAGGATTTTTCTCATGCCCACGATGCTGTAGCCTAAGGATTGAAGGGTGAGGGCAGCTATTACTTCCCGGATGAGGATATTCAAATACGGTGTACTGCCCCGGGCCGAGGACAGATGTTTGTAAAGCATTTTGAGCCCCAGGCGGACCCTGGCCAGCTCGGCGTCTATGACCTGGTTCCCCACTTCATCTGCTGGAACGGGGAAAGCCACTATAACCCTGCCTCCCTGGCTGGCCATGGCTATGGCCTTTAATACCAGGGCAAAGCGATTGCGGCTGGCAATGGGGTACACTACGGCCAGGGTGCTCTTGGGTTTTAGCCCAAAGATATCCTTTACCTGCTCGGCCAGCTCTTCGCAACTCAAGTACCGGTTCTGGGAACGGGCGACGACCGCTTCGGTCACGCAAACTATATCCCCGTCCTCCACTATGCCTCGTACGGCCTCCGCCACCGTAGCGGCGATGTCGTCGTGGGGCAGGATGAGCCCTGTTTTAACCGCTAGTACCTGCGCGGCTACGCGTTCTCCATACTCCTTCACCAAACTCCTCATCCTTTGCCATAAGAATTTTTCCACCATAACTTTACACCTCGTTTCACTCTAAGGCAAGCTCCCTCCTTAAGCAAGTTTTTAAACCTGGAGCCCTCGCGGATTGGGCGGTAGAATATAATTGCGGTTCCTGAATAACGGGTAAACACTTCTGGAAAGGAGTCACGGGTTATGGGCAAGATCGGCTTCATCGGGTTGGGCATCATGGGTAAACCCATGAGCAAGAATCTCCTCAAGGCGGGCTATCAATTGGTGGTTTATAATAGGAGCCGGGCCGCCGTGGAGGAGCTGGTGGCGGCCGGAGCCGAAGCCGCAGGCTCTCCCCGCGAGGTGGCCGAACGGTGTGACAAGTTTATTACCATGCTCCCCAATTCCCCCGAAGTAAAGGAAGTCGCCTTGGGTCCTAAGGGCCTTATCGAAGGGGCACGGCCGGGCTCCATACTCATTGATATGAGTTCCATCGATCCCTACGTAACCCGGGAGATAGCGGCCGAGCTGGCCAAAAAGGGAGTCCGCATGCTGGATGCGCCGGTAAGCGGCAGCGAGCCCAAGGCTATCCAGGGTACCCTGGCCATCATGGTAGGGGGGAAAGAGGAAGATTTTGCCGAATGTTATCCCCTCCTTAAGGCCATGGGCAGTTCGGTGGTGCGGGTAGGGGACATAGGGGCCGGCAACGTGGCCAAACTTGCCAATCAAATAATCGTAGCCTTGAACATGGCCGCCATGTCCGAAGCCCTGGTGCTGGCCGCCAAGGCCGGGGTGGATCCCGAACTCCTTTACCAGGCCATAAGGGGAGGGCTGGCGGGGAGTGCGGTGCTGGATATGAAGACACCCATGGTCCTGGCCGGGAACTTTAAGCCGGGGTTCCGGATAAACCTGCACATAAAGGATCTAGCCAATGCCCTGGCCGCAGCCCATGGAATAGGGGTTCCCCTGCCCTTGACGTCCCTGGTCATGGAGATCTTCCAGTCCCTTAAAGTGGACGGGCTGGGCGAGGCGGACCACAGCGCCATCGTGCGCTTCTACGAAAAAATGGCGCAGGTAAAGGTGAGAAAGGAGCCGGGGTAACGTTGCCAAAGAGGAAAAAGATTACGCTTGGTTTGTCAGATTAAGTGAAAAGTACGGTTTGCTGCACCGGAAGGAAAAAGCGATTTGCATAGGTCCTTAACTAGGCCCTCAATTTTCTTGACACCTGGCGGCGTATTCTGTATGATAAAACTGACTAAAAAAAGAATACGGGGTCTGTTAACCAGAGGCAGGGATCGTCACCGGGGTACCGGGAGTATGCGTCTTGGCTAACAGGCTGAAAGTGTACCTCAGGGTTCCGCGCAAAGGGAGATCCTTTGCGGCCTGGTCCGAGTGGTACAGGCACCTTTTGGTGCCACACCGGAGGGACTAAAAACCCAGGCGGGTAGGTTTCAGCACACTTGGCGACCTACCGGGCCTGGGTTAATTAATTTATAAAGGGGTGATGGGATGCAACAGCCTTTAGTGGGCATTGTCATGGGCAGCGATTCGGACCTGCAGGTGATGAAGCAAGCAGCCGAGGTCTTGGATGAATTCGGCGTACCCTATGAAGTGCGTATTCTTTCCGCCCACCGCACCCCGGAAGCGGCCCTGGACTACGGCCGGGGAGCGGCGGACCGGGGGCTTAAGGTGTTGATTGCCGGAGCGGGGGGCGCAGCCCACTTGCCGGGCGTGCTGGCCTCTGTTACTCCTCTGCCGGTGATCGGCGTGCCCATTCACACTCCGGCCCTGGGAGGGCAGGATTCCCTTTATTCCATAGTTCAGATGCCCCGGGGAGTCCCGGTAGCCACGGTGGCCATCGACGGGGCCGCCAATGCGGCCTTGCTGGCCGTCCGGATACTGGCCGTGAAGGATTCCTCCCTGCAGGACGAACTCATAGCCTATAAGGACCGGCTGGCCCGGGAAGTACAGGAGAAGGATAGGAGATTACAAGCCTCGGGGCAGAATAGGTGTGAAGGAGAGGTGCCGGCCGATGATTGAGCGCTACACCTTGCCGGAAATGGCCCGCATCTGGGACGAGGAAAATAAGCTGCGCAAGTGGCTGGAGATCGAGATCTACGCCTGTGAAGCCTGGGCCGAGCTGGGAAGGATCCCGCCGGAGGCGGTGGCGGCAATTAAGGAAAAGGCCGCCTTTGACGTGGCCCGGGTCAAGGAAATAGAGGCCACGGTCCGGCACGACGTCATCGCCTTTTTAACGAACGTTGCCGAGAGGGTGGGAGAGGCCTCGAAGTATATCCACCTGGGCATGACCTCCTCGGATGTCCTGGATACGGCTCTCGCCCTGCAGATGCGGGAAGCGGCCGACCAGCTCCTGGGAAGGCTGGAGGGCCTGCGGGGGGTGCTGGTAGAAAGGGCCAGGGAGCATAAGTTCACCCTTATGATGGGACGCACCCACGGCATTCACGCCGAACCTACCACCTTGGGCCTCAAGCTCGCCTTGTGGGTTACGGAGGTGGACCGTAGCCGGGAAAGACTCCGGCAGGCGCGGGAAATGATCAGTGTAGGGAAAATTTCCGGCGCGGTGGGGACCTTTGCCCACGTGGATCCCTTCGTGGAAGAGTATGTCTGCCGCAAGTTGGGACTTAAGCCCGCCCCTGTTTCCACCCAGATCCTCCAGCGCGACCGCCACGCCCAATACCTTACCACCCTGGCCGTTATAGCCGGATCCCTGGAAAAGATGGCCACGGAAATCCGCAACCTCCAGCGCACGGATATTCTGGAGGTGGAAGAGCCCTTTGCCCAGGGGCAGAAGGGTTCTTCTGCCATGCCCCACAAGCGAAATCCCATTATGTGTGAGCGGATAGCGGGCCTGGCCCGGGTGGTACGCGGAAACGCCCTGGCAGCCCTTGAAGATATGAGCCTCTGGCACGAACGGGATTTAACCCACTCTTCGGTAGAGCGGATCATTATTCCCGACACCACCATCCTGCTGGACTACATGCTGGCCAAATTCACGGAAATAATGGCGGGTCTGACCGTTTACCCGGAGAACATGAGGCGGAACCTGGAACGGACCCACGGCCTCATCTTCTCCCAGCGCGTCCTGTTAGCCCTGGTGGAAAAGGGGATGTTGCGGGAAGAAGCCTATGCCCTGGTCCAGCGCCACGCAATGCAGGCCTGGCGGGAGGGGTTATCCTTCAAAGATTTGCTCCTGCGAGACCCCGAAGTTACCTCCCGCCTGAGCCCGGAAGAAATAGAGGGGGTGTTCGACTACAACTACCATCTGAAACATGTGGATTACATTTTCCGGCGCGCCGGCCTGGAATAAAAACATCTTTATCTATCCGGTCGAAAGGGGACAAGCCAATGGGCATGCGAGGGGAGCTCCTTTACGAGGGCAAGGCCAAGCGGGTTTACCGGACGGAACACCCC encodes the following:
- a CDS encoding coenzyme F420-0:L-glutamate ligase, which produces MKEYGERVAAQVLAVKTGLILPHDDIAATVAEAVRGIVEDGDIVCVTEAVVARSQNRYLSCEELAEQVKDIFGLKPKSTLAVVYPIASRNRFALVLKAIAMASQGGRVIVAFPVPADEVGNQVIDAELARVRLGLKMLYKHLSSARGSTPYLNILIREVIAALTLQSLGYSIVGMRKILGSGIADITVRTPEGVLAPLEVTFVEHERAARKAVEILEDMPEAGQALAAGVDLGRKEFALFDARRYLEGDREPLRQVSFAEQLSAFAEEEVIHGRELPNEVFCHPITGIDYRRLYSEVIQEAGAQGDVIFTNNPLKVYELGYLDGIVLGEVHNRQERRDLFLALGAKVPVKTLDELGPSPWGVIGSNVSDYEKGILKLLPEDADGTAEQIRKRILKDTGKDVEVLIFGDGAYKDPDTGIYELADPYPALGVSEGMRDLRLRTGKKLKLVVDTLYNKGYSREEIARLVAETREEQSDLGTTPRRLVSIAATLADLLAGSADQGTPIVLVRGIKRD
- a CDS encoding SIR2 family NAD-dependent protein deacylase; its protein translation is MRTRKVVRKMMSGPSGAASRVADILRESRKTMVLTGAGVSTESGIPDYRSKGTGLWEKYDPMEKASLQALLSNPAEFYRFNLPRWCDYAAAQPNITHRALYQLERKGYIHGIITQNIDGLHRKAGSQRVWEVHGHLRTCRCLDCAASYPFTELITQFNRGTNPPRCPQCNGLLRPDVVLFGDPMGDDYYRAREEMHGCEVLMVVGSSLQVYPVADLPRLARRLVIINKEPTPWDPKAEVVAYKEAGSFFHNLLEALGIEGQ
- the garR gene encoding 2-hydroxy-3-oxopropionate reductase, which codes for MGKIGFIGLGIMGKPMSKNLLKAGYQLVVYNRSRAAVEELVAAGAEAAGSPREVAERCDKFITMLPNSPEVKEVALGPKGLIEGARPGSILIDMSSIDPYVTREIAAELAKKGVRMLDAPVSGSEPKAIQGTLAIMVGGKEEDFAECYPLLKAMGSSVVRVGDIGAGNVAKLANQIIVALNMAAMSEALVLAAKAGVDPELLYQAIRGGLAGSAVLDMKTPMVLAGNFKPGFRINLHIKDLANALAAAHGIGVPLPLTSLVMEIFQSLKVDGLGEADHSAIVRFYEKMAQVKVRKEPG
- a CDS encoding polysaccharide deacetylase family protein encodes the protein MGQVVKYIVDHWSLTAGLMLRPWAAWRAGLLRLRLAMMVAVPLALLLLCSGADRQAAGAQGGPVGGNIHTIQQPPVDPAPATRPPAGGASPERGTDDHPSPPPTPRPPVDHHGSQTAPAPGEPERDVSPPGADAGVEPPPGRGGQFKGQPVREVPGAGRRVALTFDDGPVPGWTERYLRALKAAGAPATFFMVGRQAEANPALVKAVQAGGHQVASHSWRHADLTKAAQEEIEEDLLRTATVLQAITGQPVEYFRPPYGAVGPNLIAAAAKLELIMVTWNIDPRDWSRPAPEVITEHVMSRVGDGSIILLHESRPGTLAALPRLIERLRSQGYELVTVSDLIASSLAAAAR
- the purB gene encoding adenylosuccinate lyase; translation: MIERYTLPEMARIWDEENKLRKWLEIEIYACEAWAELGRIPPEAVAAIKEKAAFDVARVKEIEATVRHDVIAFLTNVAERVGEASKYIHLGMTSSDVLDTALALQMREAADQLLGRLEGLRGVLVERAREHKFTLMMGRTHGIHAEPTTLGLKLALWVTEVDRSRERLRQAREMISVGKISGAVGTFAHVDPFVEEYVCRKLGLKPAPVSTQILQRDRHAQYLTTLAVIAGSLEKMATEIRNLQRTDILEVEEPFAQGQKGSSAMPHKRNPIMCERIAGLARVVRGNALAALEDMSLWHERDLTHSSVERIIIPDTTILLDYMLAKFTEIMAGLTVYPENMRRNLERTHGLIFSQRVLLALVEKGMLREEAYALVQRHAMQAWREGLSFKDLLLRDPEVTSRLSPEEIEGVFDYNYHLKHVDYIFRRAGLE
- the purE gene encoding 5-(carboxyamino)imidazole ribonucleotide mutase, encoding MQQPLVGIVMGSDSDLQVMKQAAEVLDEFGVPYEVRILSAHRTPEAALDYGRGAADRGLKVLIAGAGGAAHLPGVLASVTPLPVIGVPIHTPALGGQDSLYSIVQMPRGVPVATVAIDGAANAALLAVRILAVKDSSLQDELIAYKDRLAREVQEKDRRLQASGQNRCEGEVPADD